One genomic region from Antedon mediterranea chromosome 3, ecAntMedi1.1, whole genome shotgun sequence encodes:
- the LOC140044093 gene encoding uncharacterized protein codes for MAEELKQLKINRRNAKGNLTRQGNALRRMLALENPDLEEIKRKADLLEDLFAVVELKHNELVEHVEGEEDYNTEEKWMQDCQDQFLIEKEQTRNSIRSLEKKLNETVVLVNDSNVNNSNVINDEVSSNQNDIHDDNVSDVNLSDPAIEVDNVNDNNVINPNLSTASSSSLDTNAFNWEGLLRAIALPRSQPKKFRGDPLRYHAFITAYKSTVSQVPDDGVKLQHLLSLCEGAAYSSIQYCVLKPAEEGYIAAIKKLKEKFGDPNIITKAWTDKILKRETVTLDTLGDFADDLGNCYGTLEALGKLSELDTMEGLSKVVQILPTFLRNKWKDVNFKLKENHTTATLKHLLEFVQKARDKEEDPVFGRVLTAKKPEKDKPNQRDHQRNHRPPTTMTLTDTKDSKKLPRMFCPYCNGNEHFLGGCKSFRELSKSQMKDWITNNNRCKHCARKHVTTECTLRKGCKMCSELHLTVLHDTLSPASQQSTPSNPAAATNQLYSLCQQYKPRDVFLKIVPVTLYSPTSQVDTYAVLDGGSMRTMLLTDGMNKLHIQGHEDSIVLKTVEHGTTTVPGRSVNVQISARGETHNRYNLDDAFSSTLLTLGTYSYPTREIKENYNYLKDVPLPEITDALPLVMIGADNVHLLTHRSPMIQLGINSPAAVHTVFGWTLHGPVPMPLTKPPVTVTTFTLCESSQLKSDVRRPWQVEELPPSKAATRSRLDQMAVNNLDHSTHLIQVDGVNRYEVPLLRDNSGTRFRAGVESVIPHMRRTERCYNQKPERREKHNQLIQKLVDDKLVKIITAEEAEKSEESWFVPHYVIEQKGKHRLVFNCSHEFQGLNLNKHLLAGPNLGSSLIGVILRFRQHEVAISGDIKAMFHQVRLKPEDQSLFRFIWRDCDETKQPTIYQWLSLLFGSTCSPCCATYPLQKLAVEHGEQYPEVKRSVMEAFYVDNCLDSTKSTEEAEILVHDIRTVLSMAGFNVRQWASNKPEVLKGLPEEALSSCTILEFQQDTNEAEPMLGMRWDTGSDSLTYRQNHDHQDVVTMRYIYRTLARQYDPIGFLVPFLIRGKLIVQDLWNMDNIDWDREITNSEIRASWVQWEDELKYIDQVNI; via the coding sequence ATGGCGGAGGAATTGAAACAACTGAAAATCAACAGACGTAATGCTAAAGGAAATTTAACCAGACAAGGCAACGCACTGAGGAGGATGCTTGCATTGGAGAACCCAGATTTGGAAGAGATTAAAAGGAAGGCAGATTTATTAGAGGACCTCTTCGCCGTAGTAGAACTAAAGCATAACGAATTAGTCGAACATGTGGAGGGCGAGGAAGACTACAACACAGAAGAGAAATGGATGCAGGATTGCCAGGACCAGTTCTTGATTGAAAAGGAACAGACAAGAAACAGTATTAGATCTTTAGAAAAGAAACTAAATGAGACTGTTGTTTTAGTAAATGACAGTAATGTAAATAATAGTAATGTTATTAATGATGAAGTTTCAAGTAATCAAAATGATATCCATGATGATAATGTTAGTGATGTTAATTTAAGTGATCCCGCTATTGAAGTTGATAATGTTAACGATAATAATGTCATTAACCCTAATTTATCCACAGCCAGCAGTAGTTCATTGGACACAAACGCCTTCAACTGGGAAGGCTTGTTACGGGCAATTGCTCTACCCCGCAGCCAACCGAAAAAATTCAGAGGAGACCCGCTACGGTACCATGCATTCATTACAGCATACAAGAGCACCGTTTCTCAAGTCCCAGATGATGGTGTCAAGTTACAACATCTACTCTCATTATGTGAGGGTGCTGCATATTCTTCAATACAGTATTGTGTCCTTAAACCAGCCGAAGAAGGCTACATAGCAGCCATTAAAAAGCTAAAAGAGAAGTTTGGGGACCCCAACATAATAACCAAGGCCTGGACTGATAAAATACTGAAGCGAGAGACAGTTACCCTCGATACACTCGGAGATTTTGCAGATGACCTAGGAAACTGCTACGGAACCCTAGAAGCTTTGGGGAAACTCTCGGAACTGGATACCATGGAGGGATTATCCAAAGTTGTGCAGATTTTACCGACATTCCTCCGAAACAAGTGGAAAGACGTCAATTTCAAGTTGAAAGAGAACCATACCACCGCTACACTCAAGCATCTACTTGAATTTGTTCAGAAGGCTAGGGACAAAGAGGAAGATCCAGTATTTGGAAGGGTGCTAACCGCTAAGAAACCAGAAAAGGATAAACCTAACCAAAGGGATCACCAAAGAAATCACCGACCACCAACAACTATGACCCTTACAGATACGAAAGACAGCAAGAAACTACCTCGGATGTTCTGTCCTTACTGTAACGGAAACGAGCATTTCCTTGGGGGCTGCAAAAGCTTTAGAGAACTAAGCAAATCCCAGATGAAGGATTGGATCACTAATAACAATCGCTGTAAACATTGCGCTAGAAAACATGTTACCACCGAATGTACTCTTCGGAAGGGTTGTAAGATGTGCTCTGAACTGCATCTTACAGTTTTGCACGACACCCTGTCACCGGCATCTCAACAGTCCACTCCTTCCAATCCAGCAGCGGCAACCAACCAACTCTACAGTCTGTGTCAACAGTACAAGCCCAGAGACGTATTCCTGAAAATCGTCCCGGTAACATTATACAGTCCTACCAGCCAAGTTGATACCTACGCTGTTTTAGATGGTGGGTCGATGAGAACCATGCTGCTCACTGATGGAATGAATAAACTACACATACAGGGCCATGAAGACAGCATTGTTCTGAAAACTGTGGAACACGGAACAACCACTGTTCCTGGACGGAGTGTAAACGTACAAATATCGGCAAGAGGCGAGACTCACAACAGATATAACCTTGACGATGCGTTTTCTTCGACCTTGTTAACACTGGGGACCTACTCGTACCCAACAAGAGAGATCAAAGAGAACTACAATTACCTGAAAGATGTCCCTTTACCAGAAATAACTGACGCACTTCCTTTAGTCATGATCGGAGCTGACAACGTACATTTGCTTACGCATAGAAGCCCGATGATACAGCTAGGCATTAACTCTCCAGCAGCAGTACATACAGTGTTTGGATGGACATTGCATGGCCCAGTTCCTATGCCTTTGACCAAGCCACCGGTCACTGTAACAACCTTCACCCTATGCGAGTCATCACAACTGAAGTCTGATGTTAGAAGGCCTTGGCAGGTGGAAGAACTTCCTCCTAGTAAGGCAGCAACTCGTTCTCGACTCGACCAAATGGCAGTGAACAATCTCGACCATTCCACACACCTGATTCAAGTAGATGGAGTGAACCGTTATGAGGTTCCTCTGTTGCGTGATAACAGCGGTACACGATTCCGAGCTGGTGTTGAGTCGGTGATTCCACACATGAGGAGAACGGAGAGGTGCTACAACCAGAAGCCTGAAAGACGTGAGAAACACAACCAATTAATCCAGAAGCTAGTCGACGATAAACTAGTGAAGATTATTACAGCCGAAGAAGCCGAGAAGTCTGAGGAATCGTGGTTCGTCCCTCACTATGTTATCGAACAGAAAGGTAAACATAGATTAGTGTTCAATTGCTCCCACGAATTCCAGGGTCTGAACTTGAATAAGCATCTGCTAGCCGGACCTAATTTGGGTTCATCTCTCATCGGAGTAATCCTGAGGTTTCGCCAACATGAAGTAGCGATATCTGGCGACATTAAAGCCATGTTCCACCAGGTACGACTAAAACCAGAAGACCAATCCCTGTTCCGCTTCATCTGGAGggattgtgatgaaactaaacAACCTACCATCTACCAATGGTTATCTCTGTTATTTGGATCTACCTGTAGCCCGTGCTGCGCTACTTATCCACTCCAGAAACTAGCTGTAGAGCATGGTGAACAATATCCAGAAGTTAAAAGATCCGTCATGGAGGCCTTTTATGTAGACAACTGTTTGGATAGCACGAAATCTACAGAAGAAGCTGAAATCCTTGTGCATGACATCAGGACTGTACTGAGCATGGCTGGCTTCAACGTCAGACAGTGGGCTAGCAATAAACCGGAGGTTTTAAAGGGATTGCCTGAAGAAGCACTCTCATCCTGCACTATATTAGAGTTCCAACAAGACACTAATGAAGCAGAACCTATGTTGGGTATGCGCTGGGATACTGGATCTGACTCACTTACATACCGCCAGAATCACGATCATCAAGATGTTGTAACAATGCGATATATTTACCGGACACTGGCAAGACAATACGACCCCATTGGCTTCTTGGTTCCATTCCTTATTAGGGGCAAGCTTATAGTCCAAGACTTGTGGAATATGGATAACATCGATTGGGACAGAGAAATAACTAACTCCGAGATTCGAGCCTCCTGGGTCCAATGGGAAGACGAACTTAAGTACATCGATCAGGTCAACATCTAG